A genomic window from Gossypium hirsutum isolate 1008001.06 chromosome D10, Gossypium_hirsutum_v2.1, whole genome shotgun sequence includes:
- the LOC121222129 gene encoding probable LRR receptor-like serine/threonine-protein kinase At3g47570 — translation MELSKKHFEACCSFFLVFFLQQVFSKTPTGLVVRGNDTDQQALLQFKAKITDDQLRVMESWNSSIHFCQWHGVTCGRKHQRVTKLELQSLKLSGSLSPHIGNMSFLRVLNLLNNSFYNQIPQSIGGLRRLETLYLANNSISGEIPSNLSSCSKLTIVRMAGNRLTGEIPAFLGFLSNLKVLSFYNNSLRGSIPPSLGNLSSLEELALTYNALDGIIPETLGRLTNLSIFLAAANAISGTLPVAMFNLSNIRFFDIGENKIQCTLYTDLAITMPYVEFFSVRGNKISGQIPISITNASNLDVLQFNDNRLSGKVPSLEKLDKLSTLQLAVNGLGHGREEIDENKIMGRIPDGIGNLVNLEVLFASENQMFGPIPFEIGRLQKLNKFFAHINILSGTIPHSIGNLSALTIVGLDFNNLQGNIPPSIGKCQSLLELTVSYNNLSGPIPPQLLGVSSMSIILDLSSNHLTGELPVAVENLKNLGQLYVSQNRLSGLLPKTLGSCVSLEKLYLDGNLFEGPIPSSLSSLRGLEALDVSNNNLQVGFQNFLSDLGL, via the exons ATGGAGCTATCAAAAAAGCATTTTGAAGCATGCTGCTCttttttccttgttttctttttacAGCAAGTTTTCTCAAAAACTCCAACAGGCCTTGTAGTTAGAGGAAATGACACTGATCAACAAGCATTACTCCAGTTCAAAGCCAAGATAACTGATGATCAGCTTAGAGTCATGGAGTCCTGGAATAGTTCCATTCACTTCTGTCAATGGCATGGCGTTACATGCGGTCGCAAGCATCAGAGAGTCACCAAATTGGAACTACAGTCCCTCAAACTCTCGGGATCtttatcaccacacattggaAATATGAGCTTCCTTAGGGTGTTGAATCTTTTGAACAACAGCTTCTATAACCAGATTCCTCAATCGATTGGTGGTTTAAGGAGACTGGAAACATTATATCTGGCCAACAACTCCATAAGTGGTGAAATTCCTTCCAATTTATCTTCTTGCTCTAAGCTCACAATAGTTCGTATGGCAGGCAACCGGCTAACAGGAGAAATACCTGCTTTTCTGGGTTTCTTGTCAAACTTGAAAGTCTTGAGTTTTTACAACAACAGTTTGAGAGGGAGTATCCCACCTTCATTGGGTAATTTGTCATCCTTGGAGGAACTTGCCTTGACATATAATGCATTAGATGGGATTATACCTGAAACTCTTGGACGGCTAAcaaatctttcaatttttttggcGGCAGCAAATGCAATTTCTGGTACGCTTCCTGTTGCAATGTTCAATCTTTCCAATATTAGGTTCTTTGATATTGGTGAAAATAAGATTCAATGTACTCTTTATACTGACTTAGCGATCACTATGCCATATGTTGAGTTCTTTTCTGTAAGGGGAAATAAAATCTCCGGACAAATCCCGATTTCAATAACCAATGCCTCAAATCTAGACGTACTTCAATTTAATGATAATAGACTTAGTGGAAAGGTGCCTTCCTTGGAGAAGTTGGATAAACTATCTACGCTTCAACTTGCCGTTAACGGTTTGGGACATGGGAGAGAAG aaatagacgagaacaaaATAATGGGAAGAATCCCAGATGGGATTGGTAATCTCGTCAATTTGGAAGTATTATTTGCATCAGAAAACCAAATGTTTGGTCCCATACCATTTGAGATTGGGAGGCTTCAAAAGCTAAACAAATTTTTCGCTCATATTAATATTCTCTCCGGGACTATTCCCCATTCTATTGGAAATTTATCGGCGTTAACAATAGTTGGTTTAGATTTTAACAATCTCCAGGGCAACATTCCTCCAAGTATAGGCAAATGCCAGAGTTTGCTTGAACTGACTGTTTCTTATAATAATCTTAGTGGACCTATACCCCCTCAATTACTTGGGGTCTCATCCATGTCCATAATTCTGGACTTATCGTCAAACCATTTGACTGGTGAGCTTCCTGTTGCagtagaaaatttgaaaaatctaggtCAACTCTATGTTTCTCAAAATAGGTTATCCGGTTTGCTTCCAAAAACCCTTGGTAGTTGTGTAAGTCTAGAGAAACTGTATTTGGATGGAAATCTTTTTGAAGGACCCATTCCTTCATCTTTGAGTTCACTGAGAGGACTTGAGGCATTAGACGTATCCAACAATAATCTTCAGGTGGGATTCCAGAATTTCTTGTCAGATTTGGGACTTTAA
- the LOC121222586 gene encoding probable LRR receptor-like serine/threonine-protein kinase At3g47570, translating into MLRCNLKTSSSNSLRLKVAIIVVTLGVTLAFTCLLILWIGKKKEKQATATSVENSVLQLSYQSIVRATDGFSTQNLVGSGSFGSVYKGVLEASGAVIAVKVLNLLNRGASRSFLAECEALKNIRHRNLVKVLTAISGVDYQGNDFKALVYEFMENGSLEDWLHPLIGMNGPETTRNLNFFQRVSVAIDVAHALQYLHHHCEEPIIHCDLKPSNILLNEEMVSHISDFGLAKILSTDRLNYSANKSSSLGLRGTIGYAPPEYGMGSGLSTKGDVYSYGILLLEMFTGKRPTDERFREGLSLRNFVKAALPERIVEVTDPILVEERVARGTPGVKNSRNDRHLRCLNSLFEIGLTCSAESPNERIDMSDVVIKLCSIRDKFHPTRLRHEVPT; encoded by the exons ATGTTAAGATGTAACTTGAAAACATCGTCAAGCAATTCTCTTAGATTAAAAGTTGCAATTATTGTTGTGACTTTAGGAGTGACTCTGGCTTTTACTTGTCTCCTCATTTTGTGGATtggaaagaagaaagagaaacaGGCAACAGCAACTAGCGTAGAAAATTCAGTTTTACAACTATCATACCAAAGCATCGTAAGGGCTACGGATGGATTCTCCACGCAGAATTTGGTTGGTTCAGGAAGCTTTGGTTCTGTATACAAAGGAGTTCTTGAAGCTAGTGGAGCAGTTATTGCAGTAAAGGTGCTTAATCTTCTGAATCGTGGAGCTTCTAGGAGTTTCCTGGCTGAATGCGAGGCCTTGAAGAACATTCGACATCGAAATCTTGTCAAGGTACTAACAGCTATTTCAGGAGTCGATTACCAAGGCAATGATTTTAAAGCCTTGGTTTATGAGTTCATGGAAAATGGAAGCTTGGAAGACTGGTTGCATCCACTTATTGGCATGAATGGACCAGAGACGACGAGAAACCTAAACTTCTTCCAAAGAGTAAGTGTGGCCATAGATGTCGCTCATGCACTCCAATATCTGCACCATCATTGTGAAGAACCAATCATTCATTGTGACCTCAAGCCAAGCAATATTCTACTTAATGAGGAAATGGTTAGTCATATAAGTGACTTCGGCTTAGCAAAAATCCTTTCTACGGACAGACTGAATTATTCTGCTAATAAATCAAGCTCCCTTGGATTAAGAGGAACTATTGGTTATGCTCCTCCAG AATATGGCATGGGAAGCGGGTTGTCAACAAAAGGTGATGTGTATAGCTATGGCATCCTACTGCTTGAGATGTTTACAGGAAAAAGGCCGACCGATGAAAGGTTTAGAGAAGGTTTAAGTCTTCGCAACTTTGTTAAGGCAGCACTGCCAGAACGAATAGTCGAGGTTACAGATCCTATTCTTGTTGAAGAAAGAGTCGCACGAGGAACTCCCGGTGTAAAAAACTCAAGAAATGATAGACATCTTCGGTGCTTGAATTCACTATTCGAAATAGGACTCACTTGTTCTGCTGAATCACCCAATGAGCGGATTGACATGAGTGATGTTGTTATCAAACTTTGTTCCATTAGAGACAAGTTTCATCCAACTCGATTACGTCATGAGGTTCCAACTTAA